A region from the Streptosporangium sp. NBC_01756 genome encodes:
- a CDS encoding PLP-dependent cysteine synthase family protein, translated as MRFESLIDSVGRTPLVGLPRLSPSADVRVWAKLEDRNPTGSIKDRPALWMIEQAEKDGLLRPGCTILEPTSGNTGISLAMSARLKGYKLICVMPENTSEERRQLLRMWGAEIISSPAAGGSNEAVRVAKGLAEEHPDWVMLYQYGNPANWLSHYETTGPEILADLPTITHFVAGLGTTGTLMGVGRFLREHVPDVRIVAAEPRYGELVYGLRNVDEGFIPELYDPEVLTTRFSVSSADALRRTRELLAAEGIFAGVSTGAALHGALGMAAKAVKAGERADIVFVVADGGWKYLSTGAYDGTLDEAEERLEGQLWA; from the coding sequence ATGCGTTTTGAATCACTGATCGACTCCGTGGGCCGCACTCCGCTGGTCGGCCTGCCCCGGCTGTCCCCGTCGGCGGACGTGCGGGTCTGGGCCAAGCTCGAGGATCGCAACCCGACCGGTTCCATCAAGGACCGCCCGGCGCTGTGGATGATCGAGCAGGCGGAGAAGGACGGCCTGCTCCGGCCCGGCTGCACGATCCTCGAACCCACCAGCGGCAACACGGGCATCTCACTGGCCATGTCCGCACGGCTCAAGGGCTACAAACTGATCTGCGTCATGCCGGAGAACACCTCCGAGGAGCGCCGTCAGCTCCTGCGGATGTGGGGGGCGGAGATCATCTCCTCTCCGGCCGCCGGCGGTTCCAACGAGGCGGTCCGGGTCGCCAAGGGCTTGGCCGAGGAGCACCCGGACTGGGTGATGCTCTACCAGTACGGCAACCCCGCCAACTGGCTCTCCCACTACGAGACGACGGGGCCGGAGATCCTCGCGGACCTGCCGACCATCACCCATTTCGTGGCGGGTCTCGGGACGACCGGCACCCTGATGGGCGTCGGCCGGTTCCTGCGCGAGCACGTCCCCGATGTGCGGATCGTCGCCGCGGAGCCCCGATACGGCGAGCTGGTGTACGGCCTGCGCAACGTGGACGAGGGCTTCATCCCCGAGCTCTACGACCCGGAGGTGCTGACCACCCGGTTCTCCGTCTCCTCCGCCGACGCGCTCCGGCGCACGAGGGAGCTGCTGGCCGCCGAGGGCATCTTCGCCGGGGTCTCCACCGGCGCGGCCCTGCACGGCGCGCTCGGCATGGCGGCCAAGGCCGTCAAGGCGGGGGAGCGGGCCGACATCGTGTTCGTGGTGGCCGACGGCGGCTGGAAATACCTCTCCACCGGTGCCTACGACGGCACCCTGGACGAGGCCGAGGAGCGGCTGGAAGGCCAGCTCTGGGCCTGA
- a CDS encoding thioesterase family protein, with amino-acid sequence MTKFDEATQAIRVDETTYDVCLDPGYSIGGPLNGGYLMAVLLRAVVDASPHGHPVTTSAQFLRAPRPGPARVRLEQIKAGRTAAMTRATLVQDDTSFIETLVTTATLTDASPDWTDGPSTVMPPVEQCVRLPDPRPESGMTLNAQMEMAFDPPTIGWLDGNPTGRPEARAYFRMAEPQDPDPYVLALAVDALPPVVFSAGARGWAPTVDLTWHLRALPAPGWLTLLGSGRMISDGWFDEEVEVWDGAGRLVAQSRQLARVGRG; translated from the coding sequence ATGACGAAGTTCGACGAGGCGACGCAGGCCATCCGGGTGGACGAGACCACCTATGACGTGTGCCTGGACCCCGGATACTCGATCGGCGGGCCGCTCAACGGCGGCTACCTGATGGCGGTGCTCCTGCGCGCGGTGGTGGACGCCTCCCCGCACGGGCATCCGGTGACCACCAGCGCCCAGTTCCTGCGTGCGCCCCGGCCGGGCCCCGCCCGGGTGCGGCTGGAGCAGATCAAGGCCGGCCGCACCGCCGCGATGACCCGCGCGACCCTGGTCCAGGACGACACGTCCTTCATTGAGACCCTTGTCACGACGGCGACCCTGACCGACGCCTCCCCCGACTGGACGGACGGCCCCTCGACGGTCATGCCGCCCGTCGAGCAGTGCGTCAGGCTGCCCGACCCCAGGCCGGAGTCGGGCATGACGCTCAACGCGCAGATGGAGATGGCGTTCGACCCGCCCACCATCGGCTGGCTCGACGGCAACCCCACCGGCCGCCCCGAGGCCCGCGCCTACTTCCGGATGGCCGAACCGCAGGATCCCGACCCCTACGTGCTCGCGCTGGCCGTGGACGCCCTCCCCCCGGTGGTCTTCTCCGCCGGAGCCCGGGGCTGGGCCCCGACCGTCGATCTCACCTGGCACCTGCGCGCCCTGCCCGCCCCCGGCTGGCTCACCTTGCTCGGCAGCGGCCGGATGATCAGCGACGGCTGGTTCGACGAGGAGGTCGAGGTCTGGGACGGAGCCGGCCGGCTGGTCGCCCAGTCCCGCCAACTCGCCCGGGTGGGCCGAGGCTGA
- a CDS encoding NADPH-dependent FMN reductase has protein sequence MPLLKVIVASTRPGRIGRGIGDWFAGHAAEHGGFDVEIIDLAEVGLPFLDEPEHASTGNYVHQHSKEWSATIGEADAFVFVMPEYNYAFSAPLKNAIDFLYYEWRYKPVGFVSYGGMSGGLRAVQMMKQVVTTLRMVPAGEAVTVFTRRQLDADGRLTVDEGLSASATGMLDELGQLTAAMSAMRSAS, from the coding sequence ATGCCGTTGTTGAAAGTCATCGTCGCCAGCACCCGTCCGGGCCGGATCGGCCGCGGCATCGGGGACTGGTTCGCCGGACACGCCGCGGAACACGGCGGGTTCGACGTGGAGATCATCGATCTGGCCGAGGTCGGCCTGCCCTTTCTGGACGAGCCCGAGCACGCGTCCACCGGGAACTACGTCCATCAGCACTCCAAGGAGTGGAGCGCCACGATCGGCGAGGCGGACGCGTTCGTCTTCGTCATGCCGGAGTACAACTACGCCTTCAGCGCGCCGCTGAAGAACGCCATCGACTTCCTGTACTACGAGTGGCGCTACAAGCCGGTCGGCTTCGTCAGCTACGGCGGGATGTCCGGCGGCCTGCGCGCCGTCCAGATGATGAAGCAGGTGGTGACCACCCTGCGCATGGTCCCCGCAGGTGAGGCGGTGACCGTCTTCACCCGCAGGCAACTCGACGCGGACGGCCGGCTCACCGTCGACGAGGGTCTGTCCGCGTCGGCGACCGGGATGCTGGACGAGCTCGGGCAGCTCACCGCGGCGATGTCCGCGATGCGGAGCGCGAGCTAG
- the murI gene encoding glutamate racemase — MSQANIGIFDSGVGGLTVARAIIDQLPSESIFYVADTARQPYGPKSIAQVRAYALEVMDHLVEHDVKLLVIACNSASAAVLRDARERYDVPVVEVIQPATRRAVRATRNGRVGVIGTRATIESMAYHDAFAAAPDVLLTGVAAPRLVEFVERGETTSEELIEVIREYLRPVLADGCDTLILGCTHYPLLTAPISYVAGDGVTLVSSADETAKDVYRILHDRGLAAEGGTPRHRFAATGDTILFERLGQRFLGPEIQAVELAPVGDVSGNGHHS, encoded by the coding sequence GTGTCGCAAGCGAATATCGGAATCTTTGACAGCGGTGTAGGCGGCCTCACGGTGGCCAGGGCGATCATCGACCAGCTGCCCAGCGAGTCGATCTTCTACGTGGCCGACACGGCACGCCAGCCGTACGGTCCCAAGTCCATCGCGCAGGTCCGCGCCTATGCGCTGGAGGTGATGGACCACCTCGTCGAGCACGATGTCAAGTTGCTGGTGATCGCGTGCAACAGCGCCAGCGCGGCGGTGCTGCGGGACGCGCGCGAACGCTACGACGTGCCCGTCGTCGAGGTGATCCAGCCGGCGACGCGCCGGGCGGTGCGGGCCACCCGCAACGGCAGGGTCGGGGTCATCGGGACCAGGGCCACGATCGAGTCGATGGCCTACCACGACGCGTTCGCCGCCGCCCCCGACGTCCTGCTGACCGGGGTGGCGGCACCCCGGCTGGTGGAGTTCGTGGAGCGCGGGGAGACGACGAGCGAGGAGCTCATCGAGGTCATCCGTGAGTATCTGCGGCCGGTGCTGGCGGACGGGTGCGACACGCTGATCCTGGGATGCACGCACTACCCGCTGCTCACCGCCCCCATCTCCTACGTCGCGGGAGACGGGGTCACGCTGGTCTCCAGCGCCGACGAGACGGCCAAGGACGTCTACCGCATCCTGCACGACCGGGGATTGGCGGCCGAGGGCGGCACTCCCCGGCACCGGTTCGCCGCCACCGGCGACACCATCCTGTTCGAACGGCTCGGGCAGCGCTTCCTGGGACCGGAGATCCAGGCGGTCGAGCTCGCGCCGGTGGGGGACGTCTCCGGTAACGGACACCACTCGTGA
- a CDS encoding MarR family winged helix-turn-helix transcriptional regulator, whose amino-acid sequence MTDPRWLDEREFRAWLGYRRMRLLLDAQITRDLGHDSGLSDPDYDVLSALSDALDRRWRLNELAARMLWSKSRLSRHISRMEERGLVTREECATDARGADIVLTDGGLRAIEAAAPRHVESVRRHLIDLLTEEQIATLGDIADTVLAHLAETRGDTGP is encoded by the coding sequence ATGACCGACCCGCGATGGCTCGACGAGCGTGAGTTCCGGGCGTGGCTCGGCTACCGCCGGATGCGCCTGCTGCTCGACGCCCAGATCACCCGTGACCTGGGACATGATTCGGGCCTGTCCGACCCCGACTACGACGTCCTGTCCGCGCTGTCGGACGCCTTGGACCGCCGCTGGCGGCTGAACGAGCTCGCCGCGCGCATGCTGTGGTCGAAGAGCCGTCTGTCCCGGCACATCAGCCGGATGGAGGAACGCGGCCTGGTCACCCGCGAGGAGTGCGCCACCGACGCCCGCGGTGCGGACATCGTGCTCACCGACGGAGGGCTGCGTGCCATCGAGGCCGCCGCCCCCCGGCATGTCGAGTCTGTCCGGCGCCACCTGATCGATCTGCTCACCGAAGAGCAGATCGCCACCCTCGGTGACATCGCGGACACCGTCCTCGCGCATCTCGCCGAAACCCGGGGCGACACCGGCCCCTGA
- a CDS encoding RNA-guided endonuclease InsQ/TnpB family protein, giving the protein MKIVVQVKLLPDAPTETALRETLRACNHAANHASRRAFDTGIKDKTSLQRLVYGELKEMGLSAQPAIHAARKTAGAYATLTANLKAGNYGREGSKRRTIVEAKPIRFRKDAAQPFDDRCLSWQTDARTVSIWTVRGRSGRIPFSCSPQQLKTLTEHRRGESDLVYRGDQWYLYATCDIPEPELIEPDAFLGVDLGIANIATTNDGTVHAGKHLNQVRHRNRRLRSRLQAKGTTSAKRLLRRLSGREARFAADTNHRISKQIVTEAQRTCRGIALEDLGGIRERVRLRMPQRVTLHSWSFRQLGAYIAYKATRAGLPVVHVDPRYTSQGCSACGHIDKKNRPDQATFSCTSCGFAEHADVNAARNIAARGAASWAVSHAADDAA; this is encoded by the coding sequence ATGAAGATCGTGGTGCAGGTGAAACTGCTCCCGGACGCGCCCACCGAGACAGCCCTCCGGGAGACGCTTCGCGCCTGCAACCACGCCGCCAATCACGCCTCCCGCCGCGCGTTCGACACCGGGATAAAAGACAAGACCTCGCTACAGCGCCTGGTGTACGGGGAGCTGAAGGAGATGGGCCTGTCTGCTCAGCCCGCGATCCATGCCGCCCGCAAGACGGCCGGGGCCTACGCGACGCTGACGGCGAACCTGAAGGCCGGGAACTACGGCCGCGAAGGATCGAAGCGACGCACGATCGTCGAGGCCAAGCCGATCCGGTTCCGCAAGGACGCCGCCCAGCCGTTCGACGACCGATGCCTGTCCTGGCAGACGGACGCCCGCACCGTCTCGATCTGGACCGTGCGTGGACGCTCCGGCCGTATCCCCTTCTCGTGCTCCCCGCAGCAGTTGAAGACGCTCACCGAGCACCGCCGGGGCGAAAGCGACCTGGTGTACCGGGGCGACCAGTGGTACCTGTACGCCACCTGCGACATTCCCGAGCCCGAACTGATCGAGCCGGACGCTTTTCTCGGCGTCGACCTCGGCATCGCCAACATCGCCACCACCAACGACGGCACCGTCCACGCGGGCAAACACTTAAACCAGGTCCGCCACCGCAACCGCCGCCTGCGCAGTCGCCTCCAGGCCAAGGGCACCACATCCGCCAAACGGCTCCTGCGCAGGCTCTCCGGCCGGGAAGCACGCTTCGCCGCCGACACCAACCACCGCATCTCCAAGCAGATCGTGACCGAGGCCCAACGCACCTGTCGCGGCATCGCCCTGGAAGACCTGGGCGGCATCCGCGAGAGGGTACGGCTCCGCATGCCCCAGCGGGTCACGCTGCATTCCTGGAGCTTCCGGCAGCTCGGCGCATATATCGCCTACAAGGCGACCCGCGCCGGGCTGCCGGTGGTTCATGTGGACCCCCGTTACACCTCTCAGGGGTGTTCGGCATGCGGCCACATCGACAAGAAGAACCGGCCCGACCAGGCCACCTTCTCCTGCACGTCGTGCGGCTTCGCTGAGCACGCCGATGTGAACGCAGCCCGTAACATCGCCGCGCGCGGTGCCGCGAGCTGGGCAGTGAGTCACGCTGCCGACGACGCGGCCTGA
- a CDS encoding molybdopterin-dependent oxidoreductase, translating to MKSNRRAPRWAATLIGLVSGAVAVGVSLLVAGLVKASAFPVVAVGNAAVDLTPAALKDFAIRTFGENDKTVLLTGIVLVLAATAAAIGPPAVRDLRYGLAVLAVFGVVGIAAVLTRPGAEAVDVVPTVAGVAAAMFALRHLIRRALVPVSGPPEPETAAEPPGEISAAGARERGPYERPVPPVMRAGGDRYALDRRGLLVGTAGGIVLAGVAGVIGRTLSGRAQVSAARVDLRLPRPATPAAPLPAGVDLRIRGLSPFVTPNSDFYRVDTALVVPQVDPRSWTLKIHGMVDRPVELTFADLMKRPLQEADITLCCVSNEVGGPYIGNARWLGTSLAAVLRDAGVQKGADMLLSTSADGWTAGTPVDVVLDGRDALLAFGMNGEALPVDHGFPARQVVPGLYGYVSATKWVTEIKVTRFDEDEAYWTPRGWSPRGPIKTESRIDLPRDGARLSPGRTVIAGVAWAQHKGVDAVEVRIDRGQWRQARLAEAPTADTWRQWVIDDWDATPGGHTIEVRATDATGYTQTADRAGVVPDGATGWHSVGVQVG from the coding sequence ATGAAGAGCAACAGGCGCGCGCCCCGGTGGGCGGCGACGCTGATCGGCCTGGTGTCCGGTGCGGTGGCGGTCGGGGTGTCCCTGCTGGTCGCGGGGCTGGTGAAGGCCTCGGCCTTCCCGGTCGTCGCGGTCGGCAACGCCGCCGTCGACCTCACCCCGGCCGCGCTGAAGGATTTCGCGATCCGCACCTTCGGCGAGAACGACAAGACCGTCCTGCTGACGGGCATCGTCCTGGTGCTCGCCGCGACAGCCGCGGCCATCGGCCCGCCGGCCGTCCGCGACCTCCGGTACGGCCTGGCGGTCCTGGCCGTTTTCGGTGTCGTCGGCATCGCGGCCGTGCTGACCCGGCCCGGCGCGGAGGCCGTGGACGTCGTGCCCACGGTGGCCGGCGTCGCCGCCGCCATGTTCGCCCTGCGCCACCTCATCAGGCGCGCCCTCGTTCCGGTGAGCGGTCCCCCCGAGCCCGAGACGGCGGCCGAGCCGCCCGGCGAGATTTCGGCCGCCGGGGCCAGGGAGCGGGGGCCGTACGAGAGGCCGGTCCCGCCGGTCATGCGGGCGGGCGGCGACCGCTACGCGCTCGACCGGCGTGGCCTGCTGGTCGGAACGGCCGGCGGCATCGTCCTGGCGGGAGTGGCCGGGGTGATCGGACGGACACTGTCAGGGCGGGCACAGGTGTCCGCGGCCCGGGTCGACCTGCGGCTGCCCCGCCCCGCCACCCCGGCCGCGCCGCTCCCCGCCGGCGTCGACCTGAGGATCAGGGGGTTGTCGCCGTTCGTCACCCCCAACAGCGACTTCTACCGGGTGGACACCGCCCTGGTGGTGCCGCAGGTCGATCCGCGGAGCTGGACCCTGAAGATCCACGGCATGGTGGACAGACCCGTCGAGCTGACCTTCGCCGACCTGATGAAACGTCCCCTGCAGGAGGCCGACATCACCCTGTGCTGCGTCTCCAACGAGGTCGGCGGCCCCTACATCGGCAACGCCCGATGGCTGGGCACCAGTCTGGCCGCGGTCCTGCGTGACGCGGGTGTGCAGAAGGGGGCCGACATGCTGCTCAGCACCTCCGCCGACGGCTGGACCGCCGGCACCCCGGTCGACGTCGTCCTCGACGGGCGCGACGCGCTGCTGGCCTTCGGAATGAACGGCGAGGCGCTCCCCGTCGACCACGGCTTCCCGGCCCGCCAGGTCGTCCCCGGTCTCTACGGATACGTCTCGGCCACCAAGTGGGTGACGGAGATCAAGGTCACCCGGTTCGACGAGGACGAGGCCTACTGGACGCCCAGGGGATGGTCGCCCAGGGGACCGATCAAGACGGAGTCGCGCATCGACCTGCCGAGGGACGGTGCCCGCCTGTCGCCGGGCCGTACCGTGATCGCGGGTGTCGCCTGGGCGCAGCACAAGGGAGTGGACGCCGTCGAGGTACGGATCGACCGGGGGCAGTGGCGTCAGGCGCGCCTGGCCGAGGCGCCGACCGCCGACACCTGGCGCCAGTGGGTGATCGACGACTGGGACGCCACCCCGGGCGGCCACACCATCGAGGTGCGGGCCACCGACGCCACCGGCTACACCCAGACCGCCGACCGTGCCGGGGTGGTCCCCGACGGGGCCACCGGCTGGCACAGCGTCGGCGTCCAGGTCGGCTGA
- a CDS encoding DUF3352 domain-containing protein — protein sequence MSANNPPGQSPPPDQEPDRTIAYRPQNGPSYPQGNPQQGGYPQQPPGGYQQGQPQQGYGQQSQPQQPYGQQPYGQQGQPQQGYGHQPTYQQQPYGQQQAYGQQQPYGQQPGWQQQGPDFLGAGQPPAPPARKGGKGWLIAVIAALVVALVGGGGAYAVSMLSGGGTQPHDVLPGSAIGYVRLDLDPAANQKLALFSIARKFTATKDSFRGEDPRTALFDLLNKNADAKINYAADVEPWLGSRIGVAVLPPANGSEEPGFVGAIQVTDAEKAKAGIAKIADGDKYGIAFREDYALIAATQAEVDQAAQAAPLTDLPTFSDDLNDLGETGVLSFWMDAGKVAQLTPQVATQDPAALAQLKNLRVAGALRFDEGYVELAGISRGAQALEGMGEPEVTGIGKLPASTAGAVSFSGLGDVVSKQWAQILKSADQTAGGGLQQFADQAQQQAGLALPADLVTLLGKNLTVAVDGTGLDGDQPKIGARIVTDPAKAQEVVGKIEKLLAGDGTGGGLPPIAKVPGDGTLVLANSQEYAAELAKDGTLADDESFQIAIPDAGNATAAAYVDLNKIEKLYLQSMQGEARTNLQQLRAVGISGTQSGGDASFSLRVLFD from the coding sequence ATGTCTGCCAATAATCCCCCCGGCCAGTCACCCCCACCGGATCAGGAGCCAGACCGCACGATCGCCTACCGGCCGCAGAACGGCCCGTCATACCCCCAGGGCAATCCTCAGCAGGGCGGTTACCCGCAGCAGCCGCCCGGGGGATACCAGCAGGGCCAGCCGCAGCAGGGATACGGTCAGCAGAGCCAGCCGCAACAGCCCTACGGCCAGCAGCCCTACGGTCAGCAGGGTCAGCCGCAACAGGGGTACGGCCATCAGCCCACCTACCAGCAGCAGCCCTACGGTCAGCAGCAGGCCTACGGTCAGCAGCAGCCCTACGGCCAGCAGCCCGGCTGGCAGCAGCAGGGCCCGGACTTCCTCGGCGCCGGGCAGCCGCCGGCCCCGCCCGCCCGCAAGGGCGGCAAGGGCTGGCTGATCGCGGTGATCGCGGCCCTGGTCGTGGCCCTCGTCGGCGGCGGCGGCGCCTACGCGGTCAGCATGCTCAGCGGCGGCGGCACCCAGCCCCACGACGTGCTGCCCGGCAGCGCCATCGGGTACGTACGTCTCGACCTCGACCCGGCCGCCAACCAGAAGCTGGCCCTGTTCAGCATCGCCCGGAAGTTCACGGCCACCAAGGACTCCTTCCGCGGCGAAGACCCGCGTACGGCCCTGTTCGACCTGCTGAACAAGAACGCCGACGCCAAGATCAACTACGCCGCCGACGTCGAGCCGTGGCTCGGCAGCCGGATCGGCGTGGCCGTGCTCCCGCCCGCCAACGGCAGCGAGGAGCCCGGGTTCGTGGGGGCCATCCAGGTGACCGACGCGGAGAAGGCGAAGGCCGGCATCGCCAAGATCGCGGACGGCGACAAGTACGGCATCGCCTTCCGCGAGGACTACGCGCTGATCGCCGCGACCCAGGCGGAGGTCGACCAGGCCGCCCAGGCGGCGCCGCTGACCGATCTCCCCACCTTCTCCGACGATCTGAACGACCTCGGCGAGACCGGCGTGCTCTCCTTCTGGATGGACGCGGGCAAGGTCGCCCAGCTCACCCCCCAGGTGGCCACCCAGGATCCCGCCGCCCTCGCGCAGCTCAAGAACCTCCGGGTAGCCGGCGCGCTCCGCTTCGACGAGGGCTACGTCGAACTGGCCGGCATCAGCCGCGGCGCACAGGCCCTGGAGGGCATGGGCGAGCCCGAGGTCACCGGGATCGGCAAGCTTCCGGCCTCCACCGCCGGCGCGGTCTCGTTCTCCGGCCTCGGTGACGTGGTCAGCAAGCAGTGGGCCCAGATCCTGAAGTCGGCCGACCAGACCGCCGGCGGCGGCCTGCAGCAGTTCGCCGACCAGGCCCAGCAGCAGGCCGGCCTGGCGCTCCCCGCCGACCTGGTGACGCTGCTCGGCAAGAACCTCACCGTGGCGGTGGACGGGACCGGCCTCGACGGCGACCAGCCCAAGATCGGCGCCCGGATCGTCACCGATCCCGCCAAGGCGCAGGAGGTCGTCGGCAAGATCGAGAAGCTCCTCGCCGGAGACGGCACCGGCGGCGGCCTCCCGCCGATCGCCAAGGTGCCCGGTGACGGCACCCTGGTGCTGGCCAACTCCCAGGAGTACGCCGCCGAGCTCGCCAAGGACGGCACCCTGGCCGACGACGAGAGCTTCCAGATCGCGATCCCCGACGCCGGCAACGCGACCGCCGCCGCCTACGTCGATCTCAACAAGATCGAGAAGCTCTACCTGCAGAGCATGCAGGGCGAGGCCAGGACCAACCTCCAGCAGCTGCGTGCCGTCGGCATCAGCGGCACGCAGTCGGGCGGCGACGCCTCGTTCTCCCTGCGGGTCCTGTTCGACTGA
- the rph gene encoding ribonuclease PH — protein MARADGRSPDQLRPVTITRGWLAHAEGSVLVEFGGTKVLCAASVQDSVPRWRRGSGQGWITAEYAMLPRATNTRNDRESVRGKIGGRTHEISRLIGRSLRACVDYKTLGENSIVIDCDVLQADGGTRTAAITGAYVALADAVAWMRERKMCKGDPLIDSVAAVSVGVVGSTPLLDLCYTEDVAAETDMNVVMTGAGEFVEVQGTAEGKPFNRGALDELLDLGVAGCAELTRLQRETLA, from the coding sequence ATGGCCCGTGCAGATGGACGTTCTCCCGATCAGCTCCGCCCCGTGACGATCACCCGCGGCTGGCTCGCGCACGCCGAGGGCTCGGTGCTCGTCGAGTTCGGCGGCACCAAGGTGCTCTGCGCCGCCTCCGTGCAGGACAGCGTGCCCCGCTGGCGCCGGGGGAGCGGCCAGGGCTGGATCACCGCCGAATACGCCATGCTGCCCCGCGCCACCAACACCCGTAACGACCGCGAGTCGGTGCGCGGCAAGATCGGCGGCCGGACCCACGAGATCTCCCGCCTGATCGGCCGGTCCCTGCGGGCCTGCGTCGACTACAAGACCCTGGGTGAAAACTCGATCGTCATCGACTGCGACGTGCTCCAGGCCGACGGCGGCACCCGCACGGCCGCCATCACCGGCGCCTACGTCGCGCTGGCCGACGCGGTGGCGTGGATGCGCGAGCGGAAGATGTGCAAGGGCGACCCCCTGATCGACTCGGTCGCGGCCGTGTCGGTCGGCGTCGTCGGATCCACCCCGCTGCTGGACCTCTGCTACACCGAGGACGTCGCCGCCGAGACGGACATGAACGTGGTGATGACCGGCGCCGGCGAGTTCGTCGAGGTCCAGGGCACGGCCGAGGGCAAGCCGTTCAACCGGGGCGCCCTCGACGAGCTGCTCGACCTGGGGGTCGCCGGGTGCGCCGAGCTCACCCGGCTGCAGCGGGAGACGCTGGCATGA
- a CDS encoding MBL fold metallo-hydrolase: MKLTVIGCSGSFPGPDSPSSCYLLEAEGFRMLLDFGTGALGALQRHIGLYDVDAICLSHLHADHCLDMCSYHVVRTYSPQGPFLRVPVHAPADAPRRLAAAYGMPDEPGLETAFDFIGLKPGVFEVGPFEVTAAPVNHPVEAYGFRVSYGGRSVAYSGDTGESTELVKLASGADVFLCEASFLERPGLPANLHLTGRQAAEHAARADVGTLVLTHLVPWYDQERVLHEASLGGFGGRTELARSGALYDLG; the protein is encoded by the coding sequence ATGAAATTGACGGTTATCGGATGCTCTGGGAGCTTCCCCGGCCCGGACAGCCCCTCCTCCTGCTATCTGCTGGAGGCCGAGGGGTTCCGCATGCTGCTGGACTTCGGTACCGGCGCCCTGGGGGCACTCCAGCGGCACATCGGCCTCTACGACGTGGACGCGATCTGCCTGTCGCACCTGCACGCCGACCACTGCCTCGACATGTGCTCCTACCACGTGGTGCGCACCTACTCCCCGCAGGGCCCGTTCCTCCGGGTGCCGGTGCACGCCCCCGCCGACGCCCCCCGCCGCCTGGCCGCCGCCTACGGCATGCCCGACGAGCCGGGGCTGGAGACGGCCTTCGACTTCATCGGGCTGAAGCCGGGCGTCTTCGAGGTGGGCCCCTTCGAGGTCACCGCCGCACCGGTGAACCACCCGGTCGAGGCCTACGGGTTCCGGGTTTCGTACGGCGGGCGCTCGGTGGCCTACTCCGGCGACACCGGCGAGTCCACCGAACTGGTCAAGCTCGCCTCGGGGGCGGATGTGTTCCTGTGCGAGGCGTCCTTCCTGGAGCGGCCCGGCCTGCCCGCCAATCTGCACCTGACCGGCCGCCAGGCCGCCGAGCACGCGGCCAGGGCGGACGTGGGCACCCTGGTGCTGACCCACCTCGTGCCCTGGTACGACCAGGAGCGTGTTCTGCACGAGGCTTCCCTCGGCGGCTTCGGCGGACGGACCGAACTCGCGCGGAGCGGGGCCCTATATGACCTAGGGTGA
- a CDS encoding XTP/dITP diphosphatase yields MSTISDRLVLATRNAGKIVELRRILADASVPVEIIGLEEFPEIGDVAETGLTFAENALLKAHAVAQAAGLPAIADDSGVCVDALNGMPGIFSARWSGRHGDDVANLNLLLAQVSDVPPEHRGAHFACAAALALPSGEERVAEGVLPGLIVDAPRGTNGFGYDPIFVPEGESRTIAELSAAEKNAISHRGRAFRALAPVLAEVIS; encoded by the coding sequence ATGAGCACGATTTCGGACCGGCTGGTTCTGGCCACCCGCAACGCCGGAAAGATCGTCGAGCTCCGCCGCATCCTGGCCGACGCCTCGGTGCCGGTGGAGATCATCGGCCTGGAGGAGTTCCCCGAGATCGGCGACGTCGCCGAGACCGGCCTGACCTTCGCCGAGAACGCCCTGCTCAAGGCCCATGCCGTCGCCCAGGCAGCGGGCCTGCCCGCGATCGCCGACGACTCGGGCGTCTGCGTCGACGCGCTGAACGGCATGCCGGGCATCTTCTCGGCCCGCTGGTCCGGCAGGCACGGCGACGACGTGGCCAACCTGAACCTGCTGCTCGCGCAGGTGTCCGACGTGCCGCCGGAGCACCGGGGAGCCCATTTCGCGTGTGCCGCGGCACTGGCCCTGCCATCGGGTGAGGAGCGGGTGGCCGAGGGTGTGCTGCCCGGCCTGATCGTCGACGCCCCGCGCGGGACCAACGGCTTCGGCTATGACCCGATCTTCGTGCCCGAGGGGGAGAGCCGGACCATCGCCGAGCTGTCGGCCGCGGAGAAGAACGCCATCAGCCACCGGGGCCGCGCCTTCCGCGCGCTGGCTCCCGTCCTCGCCGAGGTGATCTCCTAA